The Natronogracilivirga saccharolytica region AGAACGCCAGAGCGTCAATCAACTGGCCGAGAAATACGAACTGCATCCCAACCAGATTACCACCTGGAAAAAGGAATTTGTGGATAACGCCGACAAAGCCTTTTCTGATGAGAAAGCCAATGCCGAGCAGAAGGATCGGGAAAAGCAGATGGAAGAGCTCTATAAGCAAATCGGTCAAATGAAGGTGGAAACCGACTGGTTAAAAAAAAAGCTTCTATGATGCCGGTGGCGGATCGCAAAAAACTGGTAGACATGAACCTTACCAAGCCCAGTATTACCAGGCAGTGCGGTTTGCTGGGGTTGGCTCGTTCGACCTACTACCATAAACCCAATCCGATCAGTGAGCAAGACCTTCAGATCATGCATACCATGGACCGCATGTATCACGAAGATCCAACCCGCGGCACACGCCGCTACGCCGATGATCTGGCCCATGAGGGCTACAAGGTCGGCCGGGATAAAGTACGCCGACTGATGCAGCTCATGGCCATTGCCGCCATTTACTGTAAACCCAGAACCACGGTTGCTGACCCGGCAAAGTACAAGTATCCCTATCTGCTCAGGGGGTTGCATATCAATCGCACCAATCAGGTCTGGAAGATTGACATCAGCTACATCCCGCTGCGCAAGGGGTTTCTTTATCTGGTTGCCATTATCGATGTTCACAGCCGCTATATTGTGGGTTGGGATATCTCAAATACCATGGAAGCCGAATGGGTGGTGGGTTGTGTCAAACAGGCTGTCGCCCGACATGGTGCTCCTGAAATCATTAATTCTGATCAGGGAAGCCAGTTTACCAGCGATGAGTACATCACCTACATCACAAGCCTGAAAACGGTCAAAATCTCGATGGACGGTAAAGGCCGAGCCACCGATAATGCGCACATTGAGCGCTTCTTTCGAACCATTAAACACGAGAAAATCTATCTTCACCTGCCGGAAAACGGACAAGAGTTATATGCGCTTTGCTCTGAGTTCATAACCTTTTATAATACCAAGCGGTCTCATTCCAAAATTGGAAAGATTCCTCCGGTAAAGCGGTACCTTCCGGCAGCTTGAAATCAAACGAACAATCCTCAAAGAGCTGTCCAACCATTCCCGACCATCTCACGGAGCGGACGCGGGAGGTCAACAGCATGGAGACAATGAAGACAGTGTAAATGAACCGGCGGCAATGACGCCATCCGTGGACTGGAGTGTGATGGATGAAATTGCCGACCGGGTAATGCAGCCGGACATTCCGGACGAAACGTTGTATGGCAGATACCTGGCACTCACCTATATTTTTTTGGCAGCTCCATCTTTGGCCATGGTCTCATATCTGCTGTTTAAAAATGAAAGAGGCCGCTTTTCCCAGAATTTTGTAATGAACCTTTATGCTGTTTCACATATGCTGACTTTCAGCATAATCCAAATCCCCAGTATCCTCTACCAGGGGCAGGTATTTGACTTTCACTCCCACTTAATATACTGTACCTGGTCTGGATGTACCATCGATATTTGAATGTACGATCCATACGAACTGCTGTAAAAGCAGTCTTTTCCTACCTGCTGAGCCTGGCCCTTTAAATTCTTTTTTCCAGTGCTGTTCTATTGATTGCAGCCTTCATTTGGACACAATTATCATGAGAATCGCTCCTGCTCCCATCTAGAATCGCTCCTGCTCCCATCTCACTGGTAATATGTTTCTGATTTTGCCTGTTACACCTTCCGGGAAAAGTCCTGTCTACCACATTCTGTCCGGTGTGATGGCTATTCCGATATTAAACCCGGGGTAGCTCATGCCTTTGCGGAAACCTTCTCCATAGGTGACATCCATCTCTATCAAATCAGGAATCACAGCTAAGCGCAGTCCGGTCTGAAATGAGGGAGTTTCAAAATTGGATGTGAAAATTTCTGAAAGGATCATCACCCTGTCACGAATGCCGAAATCCCCACGGATACCGGATGTAAAGGCGTATTCCCGGTCATGTTCATTAAACCCTTCCATTCCAAGGTTAAGATGCAACACCGAGCTGCCATCCAGTATCATTTTACTGAATAGAACATATGAAAAAAACTCATCCAGATCGCCGTCAAAATTAAAAACCGGGGCCAATACCAGCCCGTAAGCCCAGCCATCCACTTCAACATCTCCTGGCACGGCTTTAAATTCTATAAACCAGTTATCGGGCTCGAGCCCATCTGAGGAATCGAAAATCATTCCCGCGGTTAATTCAAGCCACCGGGTGACAGAAACAGCCGGCTGAAACCAGGACTCTTCGGTTCCATACCACGATTCAATTTGAAAAGAGCGTTGGGTCGTTACAGCCGCATCATCCACGATCATCTGTTGCGCGTCTGCCTTTTTAGAAATCAATATTGGTACAATGAACAGCAGAATAGCTGTGTATCGAATCATTATTATAATTTTGTTCACTTGCATGAGTATCACCTGTTTTTGATAACAGCCACATTACTTTGCCGAATCAAGGCCCGACTCATTGGCGAAAAAGCCTGAATTGATTCAGTTGAATGAGCTCACTGGTACTTGGCAGAATAACATTCCAAGTGCCCGATTATGATTTATGAGGTATCGGGTATAGTTAAAGGTTTGAAGGTATTGAAGAATACTTCAAAAGGCGTTTTATATCCAAGTTTTTTTCGTGGTCTGTTGTTGAGTTTTTCAGTGATGGCCCGCAATTGTTTTGGTTGCACGAATCGAAGATCCATTTTTTTGGGCAAATACTGTCGCACAAGCTTGTTGAGTTGCTCAATACGCGCACTTTGATTGGTTTGATAGGGATGACAAAACCATACATCGGTTTTCAAATACCGGGCAGTGAGCCGGTGATCGGCGAATTCAATGCCATTGTCGTTGGTCACCGATTTGATGTGATATCGAACGTCTTTGAGCTGTCTCCGGGTACCGATATGGGTATCATAGGAAGCTTTTCGGTGAATCTGATCCAACCAGCAGTAACTGGATTTGCGATCGACGATGCTCAATATGGCTCCTTTGTTGGCCGGACCAACGATGGTGTCACGTTCCAGGTCTCCGATTCGCTCGACTCGGTCGACCACATCGGGACGTTGGTCGATGAATCTTCGGTTTTTGATGAACTCACGTATCGTTTTGTGCTTTCTGCGGCGTTTGGGCTTCTTCCTTGCTGTTCTCAGATGTTTGTAAAGGTCTCCTCCGTGTTTGGCATCACAATAAATATGGCGGTATATGGTCATATGAGAGATGT contains the following coding sequences:
- a CDS encoding transposase; protein product: MKRKRRHFSPDFKATVAIEALKERQSVNQLAEKYELHPNQITTWKKEFVDNADKAFSDEKANAEQKDREKQMEELYKQIGQMKVETDWLKKKLL
- a CDS encoding IS3 family transposase, with protein sequence MPVADRKKLVDMNLTKPSITRQCGLLGLARSTYYHKPNPISEQDLQIMHTMDRMYHEDPTRGTRRYADDLAHEGYKVGRDKVRRLMQLMAIAAIYCKPRTTVADPAKYKYPYLLRGLHINRTNQVWKIDISYIPLRKGFLYLVAIIDVHSRYIVGWDISNTMEAEWVVGCVKQAVARHGAPEIINSDQGSQFTSDEYITYITSLKTVKISMDGKGRATDNAHIERFFRTIKHEKIYLHLPENGQELYALCSEFITFYNTKRSHSKIGKIPPVKRYLPAA
- a CDS encoding IS30 family transposase — protein: MKPYKHLALWERYHIRSAIQFDYRPANIARTLKRDPQTIRREIARGGGYSNYDPDHAHKRYKKKRTQKRHPYRFKGILKQKALQLLTATGLEPAGIGPRLTMEHGEHMNISHMTIYRHIYCDAKHGGDLYKHLRTARKKPKRRRKHKTIREFIKNRRFIDQRPDVVDRVERIGDLERDTIVGPANKGAILSIVDRKSSYCWLDQIHRKASYDTHIGTRRQLKDVRYHIKSVTNDNGIEFADHRLTARYLKTDVWFCHPYQTNQSARIEQLNKLVRQYLPKKMDLRFVQPKQLRAITEKLNNRPRKKLGYKTPFEVFFNTFKPLTIPDTS